The genome window GATCGGGGACGACATCGAGGCGGTCTGCAAGGCGGCGAGTCAGAAGTTCGGCCGGCCGATCATCCCGGTGAACTCCCCCGGTTTTGTGGGGGGCAAGAATCTGGGAAACAAGCTGGCGTCGGAAGCGCTGCTCGATCACGTCATCGGAACCATTGAGCCCGACGTGACCACTCCGTACGACATCAACATCATCGGCGAGTACAACCTCTCGGGCGAGCTCTGGCAGGTCAAGCCGCTGCTGGACCGGCTCGGGATTCGGATCCTCTCCTGCATCTCGGGTGATGCCCGTTATCGGGAGATCGCCTGGTCCCACCGCGCCAAGGCCGCGATGATGGTCTGCAGCAAGGCCATGATCAACATTGCCAGGAAGATGGAGGAGCGGTACGGCATCCCTTTCTTCGAGGGATCGTTCTACGGGATCTCGGACATGAGCGATTCGCTGCGGAACATCGCCAGGCTTCTGGTGGAGCGGGGGGCGCCGGCGGACCTCCTGGACCGGACCGAAGAGTTGATCCTGGAGCAGGAAGCCCTTGCGTGGGCCAGGCTGGCGCCCTACAAAGAGCGGCTGAAGGACAAACGGGTTCTGCTTATCACCGGCGGGGTGAAGTCGTGGTCCGTGGTGGCGGCGCTTCAGGAGATCGGGATGGAAGTGGTGGGCACCAGCGTGAAGAAGAGCACGAAAGAAGACAAGGAGCGGATCAAGGAGCTCATGGGCCAGGATGCCCACATGATCGAGAATATGGCCCCCCGGGAGATGTACGCCATGCTGAAAGAATCCCGAGCCGATATCTTGATGGCCGGCGGCCGCTCCCAGTTCGTCGCTCTGAAGGCCAAGGTCCCATTCCTCGATATCAACCAGGAGCGTCATCACGCCTACGCGGGCTACGAGGGCATGGTTGAGCTCGTCGAGGAAATCGATAAGGCCATTCACAGCCCGATCTGGGAGCAGGTGCGAAGACCCGCGCCGTGGGAGTCTCGATGTCCGTCGTAACGAAGTCCCATAAATCCTGCTCGGTCAATCCGCTGAAGATGAGCCAGCCGATCGGCGCGGCATTGGCCTTCCTGGGCCTGGATCGTTGCCTGCCGATCCTCCACGGGTCTCAGGGGTGCACCTCCTTCGGCCTCGTGCTCTTTGTTCGCCACTTCCGTGAATCGATCCCCATGCAGACCACGGCCATGAACGAGGTGACCACCATCCTCGGCGGCGCCGAAAACATCGAGGAAGCCCTGCTGACGCTGTACAAGAAGGCCGATCCGGCCGTTGTCGGTCTCTGCACCACCGGCCTCACCGAGACCAAGGGAGAAGACATCGTAGGGGCGGTGAAGGCATTCCAGAGCAAACACCCCGAGCTGGCCGATCGGACCATCGTGCCGGTCTCGACCCCCGACTTCGTGGGCGCGTTCCAGGACGGATGGGCGAAGGCCGTGACCCGGATCGTGGAGGAGCTGGTTGAGGGAGAGTCCGAGGAGCTGTCGGGACGGGTGAACGTTTTGGCCGGGCCGTACCTCACGCCTGCGGATATCGACGAAATCCGCGAACTCATCAAAGCCTTTGATCTCGCGCCGACCATCTTGCCGGATCTTTCGGGATCGCTGGACGGGTATGTCCCGGATGATTTCAGCCCGACGACCATGGGCGGAACCGGCCTGAACGAGATTCGCGCGATGGGGAATGCCGAGATCACACTGGCCTTGGGGGAGAGCCTGCGTCCGGCCGCGGAGGCGTTGCAGAACAAGTGCGGCGTGCCCTTTGTGGTGTTCGACCGCGTGACCGGACTGGAGGCGACCGACCGGTTGATCGATCTGCTCCATCGCCTGAGCGGCGAGGAGGTCCCGGCCAAATATCGACGTCAGCGGAGCCGGCTGGTGGATGCCATGCTGGACGGGCATTTCTCGTTCGGGAGGAAGAAGATTGCCATCGGGGCGGAGCCGGATCTGCTCTATGCTCTCTCCTCATTGTTTGCCGACATGGGCGCCGAGATTGGCGCGGCCGTGACCACCACGGAGTCGCCGATTCTGGAGAAGATCCCGGCCAGCGAAGTCCTCATCGGAGACCTGGAGGACCTGGAAGAGCGGGCAAAAGGATGTGATTTGTTGGTGACGCATTCCCACGGCCGCCAGGCCGCGGAGCGATTGAAGATCCCTCTGCTTCGCGTTGGGATTCCGATCTTCGATCGCCTGGGCGCCGCCCATCGGCTGAGCGCGGGGTATCAGGGGACGATGAGACTGATCTTCGAGGTGGGGAATATGTGGTTGGCCGATCTCAACGAAAACCATCCCGATACCTGGGCACTCCCACGGCGACCCGAACTACTGGACGTCGCGGCGCCTGCCCTGATCGGTGGAGGAGGGCGCTGACATGAAGGTGGCGTTCGCCACGCAGGATCTGGCCACGGTCAACGCGCACTTCGGCTGGGCTAAGCACATCATGGTCTACGACGTCTCGCCGGACGGGTATCGCCACGTGGAAACCCACAACTTTACCGGCGACCTTCAGGAAGACGGCAACGAAGACAAGCTGGCCCCCAAGATCGCGGCCATCAAAGACTGCGCCATTCTCTATGTGGCCGCGATCGGCGGATCGGGCGCAGCCCGGGTCGTGGCCCAGAAGATTCATCCGGTGAAGGTCAACGAACCTGAGCCGATCACCGAGATCCTGCAGAAGCTCCAAGCGGTCTTGGGTGGGACGCCGCCGCCCTGGCTTCGCAAAGCCATGCAGAAGGGACAGGAACGAGTGTTGGATTTCGAGGAGGCGTGAGATGAGCCAGGAGCAGACGGCTGTTGCCGATCCGATGACGTCGCTGTTCGTGAAGGAACTGGTCAAGCAGTTTCGCGCCCAGGACACCCACGGCGCCTGGGACGGCAAGTCCGACCGGGAACTGCTGGCGCCGTTGATCGTCGACAAGGAAAAGCGAAAGACCCTGCCGATCATCGGCGATCCGGACCCCGAGGTCCTCTGGCGGGTGGAGCTGTTCTACAACGCCGTCGGTCTGGCGATCGAGCGCCGCACCGGGATCATGGTCTCCCCCATCATGAAGATGCACCACGAGGGATTCGGACGGATGGCGCTGACGGCAGGCCGGCTCATCGTGGTGAACAAGCAACTGCGCGACGTGCACCGCTTCGGGTTCGCCAGCCTGGAGAAACTGGCCGAGGAAGGGGGAAAGGCGGTGGCTGCAGGCGCGGAGATGATCGAGAAGTTTCCCGATGTGGCGCGGTACGGATCGTAGGAGAATCCGAGATGGAATACGACCTGACCAAGGAGTTCAACAAGCTCGTGGATGCCGAGGACTATTTGAGATTTTTTGCCATCACCTACGATCCCCGAGTCGTTCACGTGAATCGGCTGCACATTTTGAAGAAATTTGCGCTCTTCAAAAACGAGATCGATCGGGCCAACGAGAATCAGCTCCTTGAAGAGCGTCTCTTTTCCTATCGAGAAGCCATGCGCAAGGCCTATGAGACGTTCCTGACCTCCACGGCCCCCGCGGAGCGGCTCTTCAAGGTCTTTCAACAACCCCCGCCTGGGTTGGTGCAAATCACGATGTCACCGGCGCTTGAGCCGTCGGCCGTCAACGAACCGTGAGGTGAGCTATGGACCTGCCAGTGTTGAACGTCAGTAACAGCGCGGACCCCGCGGGCTGCAAGGCCAAAGCAAGTTGCGGCGACAGCCGCGGACCCGGAGACATGGACCCGGAGACCTGGGAGAAGGTCAAAAACCATCCTTGCTACAGCGAGGAAGCCCACCACCACTACGCCCGGATGCACGTGGCGGTGGCTCCCGCCTGCAACATCCAGTGCCACTACTGCAACCGCAAATACGATTGCGCCAACGAGAGCCGGCCCGGCGTGGTCAGCGAGAAATTGACGCCGGAGGATGCCGCCAAAAAAGTGCTCGCCGTGGCCAGCACCATCCCTCAAATGACGGTCCTGGGGATTGCCGGACCCGGAGATCCCCTGGCCAACCCCGACAAGACCTTCCGCACCTTCGACCTGATCGCCGAGAAGGCGCCGGATATCAAGCTCTGCCTGTCCACCAACGGCTTGGCCCTCCCCGACCACGTGGACCGGATCAAGGCCCTGAAGGTCGATCACGTCACCCTTACCATCAACATGGTCGATCCCGAAGTGGGGGAACGCATCTACCCGTGGGTCTTCTACAAGCATAAACGGTGGACGGGGCGCGACGCTGCCAAGATCTTGAGCGAACGCCAGTTGGAGGGGCTCGATCTGCTGACGTCCAACGGCATTCTGTGCAAGGTCAACTCGGTGATGATCCCGGGTGTCAACGACGACCACCTGGCCGAGGTCAACCAGAAGGTCAAGTCGTTGGGGGCGTTCCTCCACAACATCATGCCGCTGATCTCCGCCCCGGAACACGGGACCCATTATGGCCTCACCGGCCAGAGGGGACCGACCGCCCAGGAGCTCAAGGCGTTACAAGATCGCTGCGAGGGGCAGATGAACATGATGCGCCACTGCCGCCAGTGCCGCGCCGACGCGGTGGGACTCCTGGGAGAGGACCGGAGCAAGGAGTTCACCCTGGAGAAGATCCGGGAGATGGACGTGGAGTACGACCTGGACAAACGGCAGGCCTATCAGACCCAGGTGGAGGCCAAGCGCCTCGAGACGAGGAAGGCCAAGGAGGAGGGGCTGAAGGCCCTGGAGGACGTCACGACGGATCTGAAGATCTTGATCGCCGTCGCGACCAAAGGGCAGGGGATCATCAACGAGCACTTCGGACACGCCCATGAATTTCAGGTGTACGAGCTCAGCGGGGGGGGGAGCAAATTCGTCGGCCACCGGCGCGTGGACATGTATTGCCAGGGGGGATTCGGGGAGGAAGACGCCCTCGACACGGTGATCCGGGCGATCAGCGACTGCGTGGCGGTCTTCGCCTCCAAAATCGGCAATTGTCCCAAGGACACGCTCAAGGCCGCCGGGATCGAGCCGGTCGACCGGTATGCCCACGAGTTCATCGAGAAATCGGCCTTGGCGTACTTCAAGGAGTATGCGGAGAAGGTTCGGCGCGGCGAGGTCGTTCATATCCCCCGAGGGGACGCTGAGATCCGGACCGGAGCCCTCGTGTCGGCCGGCGCGACCGGGGAGGATGCGTAAGTGGCGCTCAAGATCATCACGGACAATTGCACGTCCTGCGACGCCTGTTTGCCGGAGTGCCCCAACGAGGCGATTGTTCAGCGCAAGGGGCTCTACTTCATTGAGTGGGAGAAATGCACGGAGTGCGTCGGCTTCTATGACGATCCTCAGTGCACGGCGGTCTGTCCGATCGACGAGACGTGTATCTTGGACCCCGATCACCAAGAGAGTCGGGAAGAACTGTTGGCCAAGAAGAAGCGGCTGCACGCCGCAGAAGGGGTGGGGTGATGCAGATCACGATTACGGAGCGGGCGGGAACGTTCATCCGCCGGATGATCGCCTTTGGGGGCGGCGAGCCTGGCTCGGGATTTCGGCTGGCGGTGAAACCGGGAGGCTGCGCCGGCCTGAGCTACGACTTCAACATCGAGGCAACACCCCAACCGGGAGACGAGGTGGTGGAGGGGCCGGGTTTCAAGGTCCATGTCCCGGTTGAAAGCCGCCCGTACCTGGAAGGAACCACGGTCGATTTTGTCGAGACGCTGATGCAGTCGGGGCTGACCTTCACGAATCCCAACGCCGGCGCGCAATGCGGCTGCGGCAGTTCATTTTCTCCAACGGGCGAAGCCCCGTCGGTTGGTAAGGAGTGCGGAAAACCGTGATGGTGCAGGAGGAGGAATGGATCGAACGCGTGTATTACGGCGGGGATCTCCCCCGTGAAGCCGAACGGTGTCTTCATCTGGCCGCCCTTTCTTACCGGCAGGAAGAGCTGGCCGAGCGATATCTGTACGAGGCTCTCGGGCTCGCCCCGGACCACATCGCGGTCTACATCGGGATGTACAAGTTCTATTTTTACAAGGGGCGACTTGAAGAGGCGTTGGGATGCGCCCTCCGGTGTCTGGAGAAGGCGACCGTGGAGGGCGGTCTCTCTCCGGATTGGCGGCAGGTGAAACCCTCCGATGCGGCTTTTGACGGCTTCAATACCGCCCCGAGATTTTATCTCTTCACGCTGAAGGCCTATGGCTATATCCAGATGCGGCTGGGGAACTTTGAAGCGGGGAGGGCGGCCATCACGAAGGTGATGGAACTGGATCCGGGGGACAAGATGGGTGGGTCCATCCTGCTGGGCATCCTGGATCGGGTGGGGCAAGAGGATCAATGAGGATCAAGAGACATGGGTGACATCAGCCGAGACAGCGACGTGATTGAAATCGCAACCCCCCCGCGGTTCGATTACGGCCAGAAGGTCCGCTCCAAGCGGATGATCCGCAACGACGGAACCTTTCCCGGCAGAGATGTGGGAGAGGTCCTGGTGAAGAAAGGAGACGAGGGATACGTGGCGAGCATCGGCACGTTCCTCCAGCAGTTCTATATCTATGGGATCTACTTCTACGAGAAGGGATATACGGTCGGCTGTCGGGGCAAAGAGTTGGAACCGACGGATGGGGAGGGCGAAAGACCGAAGGTGCCCGGAGAGGGAGACCATGTCGTCTGATCCATTCGTCGTTGCCGTCAAGCTGGGAGACCTTCCCCCGGAGTCCGGTAAGGTGGTGAAGGTCAACAAGCGCAGTCTCCTCCTAGTCAACAAAGGAGGGAGCGTCGCGGCCTTCTTGAACCGCTGTCCCCACCAGGAGAGCCCCTTCGGCGGGACAGCGTACAAACTCTCGGGATGCGTGGCGGGGACCGTGGTCTGTCCGATGCATGAGTGGGTCTTCGACGTTCCCTCCGGCGAAGCGATCGGCCGGCCCGGAGTCTGCCTGAAGCCTTATCCGGTTCAGATCGCTGGCGACGACGTGCTGGTGGCGGTCGAGTCATGATGAATCCGATCTATCTTGATAACAATGCTACGACCCGGATCGCGCCGGAGGTCCTGGAGGCGATGTTTCCCTACTTGGCGAATGTGTATGGGAATCCGTCGAGTCAACACCTCTTCGGCGAGCCGGTCAAGCGGCGGATCGGGGAAGCTCGATCCGCCGTGGCTGCCCTTCTGGGAGCGAGCCCCACGGAGCTCGTCTTCACCAGTGGGGCAACCGAAAGCAACCATACGGCCATCATGGGTGCCCTTGCCATGAGGCCGGGGCGCCGGGAGATCGTGACCATGTCGGTCGAGCATCCTTCGGTTCTCCGCCTCTTCCGCCGCTTGGGTGAAACGGGATATCGGGTGACGTTCCTTCCCGTCCACTCAGACGGTGCCCCGGATATGGACGTGCTGCAAGAGACGGTCACGGAAGAGACGGCCCTGGTCTCCATGATGTGGGCGAATAACGAGACCGGAGTGGTGTTCCCGGTTACGGAAGCGGTGGGTGTGGCAAAGAACAAAGGAGCCCTGTTTCACACCGATGCGGTCCAGGCCATCGGGAAGATTCCCGTCAATCTGTCAGAAAATCCTGCCGACCTCCTCTCCGTCTCGGGCCACAAGCTTCACGCGCCCAAGGGAATCGGGGTTCTCTTCGTCCGGAAGGGACTCACGCTCCCTCCGCTTTTGTTCGGTCATCAGGAGCGGGGAAGGCGAGGGGGGACCGAAAACGTTCCGGGGATCGTGGGGCTGGGAAAGGCCTGTGAGCTGGCTGCGTTGGGTATGGCGGATGATATGGAACGGGTTCGCGGTTTGAGGGATCGGTTGGAACAGGGGATTCTCCGCGCTGTTCCGACGGCCAGGGTCAACGGGGGCCGCCACGGCCGCGTCCCCAACACCGCCAACCTCTGCTTCGGGACCATGGATGCGGAAGCCATCCTGAGCCGGCTGAACCGGCTGGGGATCGCGGTGTCCGCCGGCTCGGCCTGTTCTTCCGGCGGCACCGAGCCGTCGCACGTGTTGACGGCGATGGGGCTGTCTCGCGAAGAGGCTCTCGCCTCGATCCGATTTTCGTTGAGCCGCTATACGACGATCGAGGAGATCTCCAAAGTCTTGGAGGTGCTGCCGGGGATCATGGAGGAACTGACCGCGATGGATCTGGTCCGGGGCTAACTCAGATGAAAGTGATGATCCGAAAAAATGCAGAGGGCATCCTCTCAGCCTACATGGCGAAAAAGGACCTGGAGGAGCCGATCGTGGCGATGGAGAAGGAGACCCTCTGGGGAGGGGCGGTCACCCTGGCCAACGGGTGGAAGCTGGCGTTGCCGGAGATGGCCCAGGACACCCGGCTGCCGATCACCGTGGAAGCGCGCCGACTATGATCTCCCTGTCAGAACCAGACCTCTCGCCCCTGGAATCGGAGGTAGCGGCGGAGGTGCTCCGATCCATCCGGTTCGGTTCCGGAGCGATGGCGGAGGCTTTCGAGGATGTGTTTTCGGATTATGCCGGTAGGGAGTATGCGGCGTCGGTCAGCAGCGGGACCCTGGCCTTGCTCCTCTGTTTGAAGGGCTACGGAATCGGACCGGGGGACGAGGTCGTGGTCTCGCCATTCTCCTGGCATCAGATCGTCCACGCGGTTTCTTTCGTGGGAGCTGAGGCGGTGTTTGCCGACATCGACTATTGGACGTGCACCCTTGACCCTGCCAAGGCGGAACAGAAGATCACGGCGAAGACCAAAGCCATTCTGGTGGGCAATACCAACGGCCACCCCGCCGACTGGGACGCCTTCCGGGATCTGGCCAGGCGGTATGACCTGCGGCTGATCGAGGATTCCACCGAGGCGATCGGCTCGTTGTACAAAGGGACGCCGGTTGGCCGGTTCGGGGACTGCGCGATCTTCTCCCTCTGCGCGCCGGGTCCGCTGGCCACGGGTGGTTGCGCCGTGGTGGTGACGGACGATGGCGATCTGGACCGGGCCGTCCGGTATGGACGGAGTCGGCGGTTGGAGGACCGGTTCTCCATCGTCGTGACCGGCACGCTCTCCCTGGATGCCGGGGTCAACGATCTCTCGGCGGCGTTGGGGCTGGCGCAACTGAGCCGGCCCGACGAGATCCTGGCGCAACGGAAAGCGGTGGAAGCCTGGTATGCCCGGGAGATGAAATCCTTTGAGGGGATCAAGGACCCCTTTGTCGCTCCGTACGCCACCGAAGTCCACTGGTTTCTCTACATGGTCCACCTGGGAACCCGGTTCAGCCGGAGCAGTCGGGACGCGATCATCGAAGACCTCCTGACCGAAGAGGTCGAGGGGACGGCGTATTGCCAACTGGCGCATCTGCAACGGTTTTATGTGGAACGCGGAAGTCGTAAGGGAGCGTGCGCCATCGCGGAGAAAAATGGGGATCGGGCCATCGTCCTCCCCTTCCATGGACATCTGACGGAGGATCAGGTGGTGTTTATCGTGAAAACCTTGAAGGATGCCTCGCTCAACGTGGGGGCCGGGTCGGCCATCTATTTGTAAGAAGAGGGAGCGATGGACTCAAACCAGATCATGATCCACGTCCGGTTCGCCCCGGACGGCACCGTGAAGGAGATCGGCGAGCGGCCCCCCGGGATCACCGCACAGGAGTGGTTCAACCACCTGAGCCGGAACACGCAGAACTGCTACCAGATCTTTTCCGGAGGGCGGGGGATCTTCCGTTTGACCCGAGAACAGGTGGAGGCATGCAAAGGGCTCTCCGCGGTGAAGGAGCCGGCATGACGACGGGAAGAGACCGGGACATGTTTGAAGAGATTGCCGCCGGTCTTGTGGAGGGAACGATCATTCCCTACCTCGGGCCGGGGGTCTTCCAGACGCAGGCCGGCGTTCCCGTCGGTCCCTCGGAGCTGGCGGACTGGCTCTGTCACAAGATCGCGGTTCCCGGCCGAATCCGAGGGAATCTGACGGCCGTGGCCCAGTACATCGAGAACTTCAAGCACCGGAAGACCCTCACCCATCTGATGAACGAGGCCTTCACTCCGGAGACCGTCCCCGCTCCGGCTCACCGGCTTCTGTCGGCTCTGCCGCGCCTGCGGTTGGTGGTGGACACCTGGTATGACGGGACCACGGCCCTGGCGCTGATGGGTTCCGGTGAACAAGGTCGAACCGTGTGTCAGATCACCGGTGTCAGCCGCTCGGAGCATCCGAACGATTGGGTCCGATATGCCGGCGGTGGCGCCTCCATAGAGGCGGCGGACACCGTGCTCTACAAACCCCACGGGTCGGTGTATCCAGAACCGAATTTTCTCGTTTCCGATGCGGACTACGTCGAAGTGCTGACGGAGATCGATATCCAGACGCCGATTCCACCGGTGGTCCAGCGGCTTCGAACCGGGAGCCACTTCCTGTTTCTGGGATGCCGGTTCAACCAGCAGCTTGACCGAATTTTTGCCCGGCAGATCATGAAGCGCTCCTCCGACCGGCACTGGGCCGTCCTGGATGGGGAGCTGTCCAAGAAGGAGGCCCAGTTCCTGGCCGTCCAGGGCATCCTTCCCATCAGGAAAGAGCTGCAGGAGTTTATCGGCGAGTTGGCCGGACGGTGGCCTGTGGTTAGCCACACCGGAGGGGAGACCGTGTCATGCAAATCGGTGTAGAGGCTGCTCGTGCGGTGGAAAACAAAAGAGTCTTTGTGGTCGAGCCGGATGAGGTCACCCGCGCCGCCCTCCAGTTCATGCTCCACGATGAGAACGAGACGCATGAACTGCGCGACGTGCCGACGGTGTACCTGAAAGGCCGCGAGCACCGACCTGATCTGATTCTTCTGGGATTGTCCATCATCCGCGATCAGGGGGTGCAGGTCCTGGGCGCGCTTAAAGGCGCCTTCCCCGGTGTGAAGATCGTCCTGGTGGTGGATGCCGATGCGATGCCGACGGTCAAAGAGGCGCTCGGAGCCGGTGCGGATGACACCTTGCTCAAACCCTTGCGGGTGGAAGCGGTGAGGGAAACGGTGGATCGCCATCTTGGACGGAACGGGATACCTCACGGCGTGGAATCGAATCCTTTTCGGATTCTTCAATGAAGGGATCAGTCAGATGAGCGCGACGGAAATGGTCACCGGCGTGACGCAGGGCGGAACCGTCTGGATTCCACGGTTTGTCCAGAACATCGACGCCTCAAAGTGCATTGGCTGTGGCCGGTGCTTCAAGGTCTGCGGCCGGGATGTGATGCGGTTGACGCCCGTGGACGAGGACGGGACGTTGATCGTAGTGACGGATGAAGACGAGGAGTTCGAGAAACAGGTGATGACCCTGGCTCATCCCGAGAGCTGCGTCGGATGCGAAGCCTGTTCCCGGGTCTGCCCGAAACAGTGTTACACCCACGGCCCTCTGCCGGCCGTAACAACCTGAGGGGAGCCACATGAAGATGGTCCGCGCAATTGTCCGCCCGGAGAAGGAGCAGGAGGTGGTTCTGGCTTTGGAGGGAGCGGGTTTTCCCGCCGTCACCAAGTCCCACGTCTTCGGGCGGGGTAAGCAGAAAGGGCTCCAGGTGGGGAGCGTTCACTACGATGAGCTTCCCAAGCTGGTCCTCATGATGGTGGTGGAGGATCAGAATGCCGACGAGGTGGTCCAGTTGATTCTCAAGACGGCGAGAACCGGGAACATCGGCGATGGAAAGGTGTTCGTGAGCCCCGTCGAGCGGTCATATACCATCAGGACCGGAAAGCCGGAACTGTAACCATGAAGGAGATCATCGCGATCATTCGACGAGACAAGTTCCCCATGACCAAGCGTGTCCTGGACGAGATCGGCTGTTCCGCCATGACCGTCTACAGCGTGGAGGGGCGAGGCAAACAAAAAGGCCGGTTCTCTGAAATCGATCCTGAGCTGCCGGAACACTACGAAGGCGTCTCGCGGATCATGACCAAACCGACACCGTCGGTGTACGCCCTGGAGCATCAGATCACCAAGCCGGTCCTCTATGTTCCCAAACGAATGCTCAGGATGGTTGTTCCGAATGACAAGGTGGACCCGGTCGTCGAGGCTCTGATCCAGGTAAACCGCACCGGGGCCCACGGGGACGGCAAGGTCTTCGTGACACCGGTGGAGGAGGCCTGGCAGATCAGAACGTCACAAGTCGGCGAGGAGATGTTGCAATGAACGACACGATGACGATCGAGGAGTTGAAGGTACGGGTCAAGCGACTGAACTCGGAGGCGGGGCAATTGAAAATGGACCTGCACGACCTGGCCGAGGACCTTCCCAAGGGGTGGGAGACGATCATGGAGGTCGCGCAAAAGACCCATCAAAAGTACGTCGACCTGATGTCGGCACGGCAACAATTGACGGAAATGGAGAAGCAGGCGAATGGATGAGGCGGTTGGACGGGTCATCGAGGTGCTTGAGGAAATTCGCCCCGAGTTGATCGCGGAGGGTGGAGACGTCAAGGTGGCCGGCTGCGCCGACGGGGTGGTCTACGTGAGCCTCGCCGGCCCGTTCACCGCCTGGTGTCGAACCCGCCGGATGGTGCTCTGGAACATCGAGCAGATGGTGAGGGAACGACTCCCCTGGATCGAGCGGGTCGAGGCGGTCTGCCCGCCGCCGGAAGATCAGGCGTGGTAAGCGCATGGGGTGTGAGGGGAGCATCCGGGATCGGGAGATGAGTGACGGTGTCAGAAACGTGTTCATCGACGACACCACCCTGCGTGATGGGGAGCAGGCGGCCGGAGTCGCCTTCACCATCGACGAGAAGCTGAGGATCGCCAGACTGCTGGATGACTGTGGCGTCGATCAGATCGAGGCCGGAACCCCGGCGATGGGCGGAGAGGAGCAGGAGGCGGTTCGAGCCATCGCTGCGCTGGGTCTTCGGGCCGAGGTCCTCGCGTGGTGCCGGGCCACGCGGTCGGACATCGATGCGGCGCTGGCCTGCGGGGTGAAGTGGGTGCACATCTCCCTTCCGGTCTCCGATCTTCATATCGAGCGCAAGCTCCGGAAGACGCGCGCCTGGGTGCTGGCGCGACTCCGCTGGGCCCTTTCCTACGCCAAGCGACGGGGTCTCACAGTGTCGGTTGGGGCGGAGGACGCCTCCAGAGCCGACTGGACGTTTCTGGTCCAGTACGGTCAAACCGCCGCGGAGTCTGGCGCAGACCGGTTTCGCTACTGTGACACCGTCGGCATCCTGGACCCCTTCGTCACCTACGAGATGATCCGTCTCCTCTCGGATCGCCTGCCCATCCCGATCGAGATTCATACCCATAATGATTTTGGTCTGGCGACCGCCAACGCCTTGGCGGCCGTGAAGGGAGGGGCTGTCGCTGTCAATACCACCGTCAACGGCCTGGGAGAGCGAGCCGGCAACGCCGCCCTGGAAGAGGTCGTCATGGCCCTCAAACATCTTGAGGAAGAGGCACTCTCCCTGAAGACCGAAGCCCTGCTTCCCCTCTGCCAAGAAGTCGCCAGGGCCTCGGGCCGTCCCATCCCGCCCTGGAAGGCCGTGGTGGGACGCTGCATCTTTGCCCACGAGTCGGGGATCCACGCGGATGGCGTTCTGAAGGACCCGCTGACGTATGAGGCTTTTCCGCCGGAGGAGGTGGGGCTTTCGCGAACCCTGGCGGTGGGAAAACACTCGGGATCGCACCTGCTCAAGGAGCGGTTTGATCGGCTGGGGATCCTCCTCTCGAACGAGGAGGCGGGAGCCATGCTCCCGGTCGTCCGCCGTCTGGCCACTCAGAAGAAGCACGTGCTGACGGACAAGGATCTCGTGCAGCTCCGCAAGATGACCTTGTCCAGTTCGAGCGCGGGAGGCAGGCGTGGGTAACATCCTGGACGA of Nitrospirota bacterium contains these proteins:
- a CDS encoding aminotransferase class V-fold PLP-dependent enzyme; this encodes MNPIYLDNNATTRIAPEVLEAMFPYLANVYGNPSSQHLFGEPVKRRIGEARSAVAALLGASPTELVFTSGATESNHTAIMGALAMRPGRREIVTMSVEHPSVLRLFRRLGETGYRVTFLPVHSDGAPDMDVLQETVTEETALVSMMWANNETGVVFPVTEAVGVAKNKGALFHTDAVQAIGKIPVNLSENPADLLSVSGHKLHAPKGIGVLFVRKGLTLPPLLFGHQERGRRGGTENVPGIVGLGKACELAALGMADDMERVRGLRDRLEQGILRAVPTARVNGGRHGRVPNTANLCFGTMDAEAILSRLNRLGIAVSAGSACSSGGTEPSHVLTAMGLSREEALASIRFSLSRYTTIEEISKVLEVLPGIMEELTAMDLVRG
- the nifT gene encoding putative nitrogen fixation protein NifT, translating into MKVMIRKNAEGILSAYMAKKDLEEPIVAMEKETLWGGAVTLANGWKLALPEMAQDTRLPITVEARRL
- a CDS encoding DegT/DnrJ/EryC1/StrS family aminotransferase, which gives rise to MISLSEPDLSPLESEVAAEVLRSIRFGSGAMAEAFEDVFSDYAGREYAASVSSGTLALLLCLKGYGIGPGDEVVVSPFSWHQIVHAVSFVGAEAVFADIDYWTCTLDPAKAEQKITAKTKAILVGNTNGHPADWDAFRDLARRYDLRLIEDSTEAIGSLYKGTPVGRFGDCAIFSLCAPGPLATGGCAVVVTDDGDLDRAVRYGRSRRLEDRFSIVVTGTLSLDAGVNDLSAALGLAQLSRPDEILAQRKAVEAWYAREMKSFEGIKDPFVAPYATEVHWFLYMVHLGTRFSRSSRDAIIEDLLTEEVEGTAYCQLAHLQRFYVERGSRKGACAIAEKNGDRAIVLPFHGHLTEDQVVFIVKTLKDASLNVGAGSAIYL
- a CDS encoding SIR2 family protein, with the translated sequence MTTGRDRDMFEEIAAGLVEGTIIPYLGPGVFQTQAGVPVGPSELADWLCHKIAVPGRIRGNLTAVAQYIENFKHRKTLTHLMNEAFTPETVPAPAHRLLSALPRLRLVVDTWYDGTTALALMGSGEQGRTVCQITGVSRSEHPNDWVRYAGGGASIEAADTVLYKPHGSVYPEPNFLVSDADYVEVLTEIDIQTPIPPVVQRLRTGSHFLFLGCRFNQQLDRIFARQIMKRSSDRHWAVLDGELSKKEAQFLAVQGILPIRKELQEFIGELAGRWPVVSHTGGETVSCKSV
- a CDS encoding response regulator produces the protein MENKRVFVVEPDEVTRAALQFMLHDENETHELRDVPTVYLKGREHRPDLILLGLSIIRDQGVQVLGALKGAFPGVKIVLVVDADAMPTVKEALGAGADDTLLKPLRVEAVRETVDRHLGRNGIPHGVESNPFRILQ
- the fdxB gene encoding ferredoxin III, nif-specific encodes the protein MSATEMVTGVTQGGTVWIPRFVQNIDASKCIGCGRCFKVCGRDVMRLTPVDEDGTLIVVTDEDEEFEKQVMTLAHPESCVGCEACSRVCPKQCYTHGPLPAVTT
- a CDS encoding P-II family nitrogen regulator, producing the protein MKMVRAIVRPEKEQEVVLALEGAGFPAVTKSHVFGRGKQKGLQVGSVHYDELPKLVLMMVVEDQNADEVVQLILKTARTGNIGDGKVFVSPVERSYTIRTGKPEL
- a CDS encoding P-II family nitrogen regulator: MKEIIAIIRRDKFPMTKRVLDEIGCSAMTVYSVEGRGKQKGRFSEIDPELPEHYEGVSRIMTKPTPSVYALEHQITKPVLYVPKRMLRMVVPNDKVDPVVEALIQVNRTGAHGDGKVFVTPVEEAWQIRTSQVGEEMLQ
- a CDS encoding CCE_0567 family metalloprotein, which codes for MNDTMTIEELKVRVKRLNSEAGQLKMDLHDLAEDLPKGWETIMEVAQKTHQKYVDLMSARQQLTEMEKQANG
- a CDS encoding NifU family protein is translated as MDEAVGRVIEVLEEIRPELIAEGGDVKVAGCADGVVYVSLAGPFTAWCRTRRMVLWNIEQMVRERLPWIERVEAVCPPPEDQAW